The following are encoded in a window of Desulfobotulus pelophilus genomic DNA:
- a CDS encoding MBL fold metallo-hydrolase, with protein MKLTGKIHLLRLDFQISLNPNEKIDRFVNCIIIFGKKITLIDTGTKSSLLKIFNYIKENGRDISDIGTVILSHSHPDHIGSAAQIKNTTRCQILAHESEKNWIENIEIQNKERPVPGFYQLVDQPVKIDAFLEHDLEIQADENITMKIIHSPGHSRGSVNILFLEDRILFTADSIPVKNDIPNYDNFHDLVNSLDCIRTRRDYEILLTSWTPAITKPKDVEMFLDEGERYLKALDETVKNVYAGEESEPLDFCRKAIVQLKLPDFYINPIVDRAFKGHRI; from the coding sequence ATGAAACTTACGGGGAAGATACATCTGCTGCGACTGGATTTTCAGATAAGCCTGAATCCAAATGAAAAAATCGATAGATTTGTAAACTGTATCATCATTTTTGGGAAAAAAATAACCCTGATAGATACGGGTACAAAAAGCAGCTTACTCAAAATATTCAACTATATTAAAGAAAACGGCAGGGATATTTCGGATATCGGAACAGTAATTTTATCCCATTCACATCCAGATCACATAGGATCTGCCGCTCAGATTAAAAATACGACCCGATGCCAAATTCTGGCGCACGAAAGTGAAAAGAACTGGATCGAGAATATTGAAATCCAAAATAAAGAGCGCCCTGTTCCGGGCTTTTACCAACTGGTGGACCAGCCTGTCAAAATCGATGCTTTTTTAGAACATGACTTAGAAATACAAGCAGATGAGAATATCACTATGAAAATCATTCATTCGCCTGGTCATTCCAGAGGTTCCGTAAATATTCTATTCCTTGAGGACAGAATTTTATTCACCGCCGATTCCATCCCTGTAAAAAATGATATTCCTAATTATGACAACTTTCATGATCTTGTGAACTCTTTGGATTGCATAAGAACACGCAGGGACTATGAAATCTTGCTGACTTCCTGGACACCGGCGATTACCAAACCGAAAGACGTCGAAATGTTTCTGGATGAAGGTGAGCGCTATCTGAAAGCATTGGATGAGACTGTAAAAAATGTGTATGCCGGGGAAGAGTCTGAGCCGTTGGATTTTTGCAGAAAGGCAATAGTACAATTAAAATTGCCTGATTTTTATATCAATCCCATTGTTGACAGAGCATTCAAGGGACATCGAATATGA
- a CDS encoding DUF1330 domain-containing protein: protein MKIIPKTKGEYFVRNNKIPALSGKRPERSVIIGFDSLEIARQCFYSSEYETIQHLRKNSATSEALFMENE, encoded by the coding sequence GTGAAAATCATCCCAAAAACCAAGGGGGAGTATTTTGTCAGAAACAATAAAATACCGGCTCTTTCCGGAAAAAGACCGGAGCGGTCTGTCATCATTGGTTTTGACTCATTGGAAATAGCCCGGCAATGTTTCTATTCGTCAGAATATGAAACAATACAACACTTAAGGAAGAACAGTGCTACATCGGAAGCTTTATTTATGGAAAATGAGTGA